In the Brevundimonas sp. MF30-B genome, CGATCCTTCTAGGCCTGAGGGGGGCTCACCACAACATCTTGTGGCTGCCCCGCACTAGCGGAACTTGCGCATGCCCCTAGGCCCTTGCCGTCCGGCGCCAGCGCGTTTGCCCAGCCAGTCCTTCCAGTCGGGCCAGTTGCGGCGACGCCCGCCGCCGTCGGCCCATTCCGGGCCTGTTTCGGCGTTGAAGATCGCCACGTCGGCCAGGCCGCCCTGTTTGAAGTTTTGCAGCTTCACGCCCTTGCCTCGGCCCATTTCAGGCAGCTCGGCGATGGGGAAGATCAGCGCCTTGATGTTCTCGCCGATGGTGGCGACGTGATCGCCCGTCACCCGCCACATGGCCAGCATCCCGCCGTTCAGCACCTGCTTGCCGCCGCGTTTTTGGGCCAGCAGGTCGTTCTCGGGCGCGACGAAGCCGTAGCCGGCCTTTGACGCCACCAGCAGCTTGGCGCCCGGCTCATGCGCCACGACGTTGATGATCTCGGCCTTCTCGTCCAGGTCGATCATCAGCCGCAGCGGCTCGCCATGCCCCCGGCCCGAGGCGAGCTTGTCGGCTCCGATGGTGAAGATCCGCCCGTCAGACGCCCCGACCAGCAGCTTGTCGGTCGTATAGGCCGGAACCAGGAAGCCCAGGCTGTCGCCCTCCTTGAACTTCAGCTCGGACGGATCGTCCACCTTGCCCTTGGCGGCCCGGATCCAGCCGCGCTCGGACAGGATGACGGTGATCGCCTCGCGCGGAATGAAGGCCTCCATCGGCGCGAAGTTCGAGGCGTCGACGGCCTCGCCGATGGTGGTGCGGCGCGGCGAGACCAGCGCCTTGCGCACCGCCTCCAGCTCCTTGCCGATCGCCTTCCACTGCTTGCCCTCGGACGACGTCAGCGCCTTCAGCTGGGCCAGCTCCTCGGACAGCGCCTTGAACTCGTTCTCGATCGCCATCTCCTCGATCCGCGCCAGCTGGCGCAGACGAGTGTCGAGGATGTAGTCGGCCTGGGGCTCGCTCAGCCCGAAGCGCGCGATCAGCACCGCCTTGGGCTGCTCCTCCTCGCGGACGATGCGGATCACCTCGTCCAGGTTCAGGAAGACGATACGCAGGCCTTCCAGCAGATGCAGGCGTTTTTCGACGCGCGCGATCCGCCATTGGCTGCGCCGGTTCAGCACCTCGCGGCGGTGATCCAGGAAGGCTTTGAGGCAGTCCTTCAGGCCCATGACGCGCGGCGTGCCGGTGGCGTCCAGCACGTTCATGTTGATCGGGAAGCGAACCTCCAGATCCGAGAGCTTGAACAGGCTCTCCATCAGAACCTCAGGCTCGACCGTGCGGCTCTTGGGCTCGAGCACCAGGCGGATATCCTCGGCCGACT is a window encoding:
- the parC gene encoding DNA topoisomerase IV subunit A, whose translation is MTVHTPPPEGGRIVEEPMAEALSKRYLAYALSTITNRALPDVRDGFKPVHRRILYAMHQMRLNPQAAARKCAKVVGEVMGGYHPHGDASIYEALVRLAQDFAQRYPLVDGQGNFGNIDGDSAAAMRYTECKLTPAAVLLLDGIDQDAVDFRATYDDQDEEPVVLPAGFPNLLANGSSGIAVGMATSIPPHNVGELIDACQMILERPDVTTEELVQIVPGPDFPTGGVSVEGHASILDAYETGRGGVRLRARWETEDLGRGVWRIVVTEMPYQVQKSRLIEALADLIENKKAPLLGDVRDESAEDIRLVLEPKSRTVEPEVLMESLFKLSDLEVRFPINMNVLDATGTPRVMGLKDCLKAFLDHRREVLNRRSQWRIARVEKRLHLLEGLRIVFLNLDEVIRIVREEEQPKAVLIARFGLSEPQADYILDTRLRQLARIEEMAIENEFKALSEELAQLKALTSSEGKQWKAIGKELEAVRKALVSPRRTTIGEAVDASNFAPMEAFIPREAITVILSERGWIRAAKGKVDDPSELKFKEGDSLGFLVPAYTTDKLLVGASDGRIFTIGADKLASGRGHGEPLRLMIDLDEKAEIINVVAHEPGAKLLVASKAGYGFVAPENDLLAQKRGGKQVLNGGMLAMWRVTGDHVATIGENIKALIFPIAELPEMGRGKGVKLQNFKQGGLADVAIFNAETGPEWADGGGRRRNWPDWKDWLGKRAGAGRQGPRGMRKFR